The Kitasatospora albolonga nucleotide sequence GCGGACGTGCCACCGGTCAGGGTGGCCGCGTCGATGTCGGCTCCCGCGAGGATCTCGCAGGCCCGGGTGGAGCGGACCCCGGAGGCGCACACCACCAGCAGCGAGCCCCGGGCGGACGCCGACTTCAGGGCGGGCAGGGCGTCCGGCAGCTTGTCGAGCGGGATGTTCAGGGCGCCGGGCACATGGCCCGCCGCGTACTCGCCGGGAGCCCGCACGTCGATCACGGTGAACTCCTCCAGACGGGCTGCGGCCTGGGCGGGGGAGAGGGCTGCGGGGCTGGACACGGGCGGGGGTCCTTTCGTCGACCGGGGCTGCGCGCGGGAGGGCAGGGACTCTACACGTGTCTCCAGCACCGCCGGGCGGGTTGGCATTCCCCCCCCCCGCGTACCCCCGGATCTCCCCGGCCACCGGCCCTTCGCGGTGATCGTCGGTAGCCTGCGGGTATGACGCCGCAGCGACTCGAACCCCTGCCCGCCGACTGGAGCCGCGCCCTGGCCGTGGTCGCCCACCCCGACGACCTGGAGTACGGCGCCGCCGCTGCCGTGGCCGCCTGGACCGACGGGGGCCGTGAGGTCGTCTATCTCCTCGCCAGCCGGGGCGAGGCCGGGATCGACACCCTGCCGCCCGAGGAGTGCGCCCCGCTGCGCGAGCGGGAACAGCGGGCGAGCGCGGCGGTCGTCGGAGTCCGTACGGTGGAGTTCCTGGACCACCGCGACGGGGTGATCGAGTACGGCACCGGGCTGCGCCGAGACATCGCCGCCGCCATCCGCCGCCACCGCCCGGAGCTGGTGATCACCCTCAACCACCGCGACACCTGGGGCGGGGTCGCCTGGAACACCCCCGACCACCGGGCCGTCGGCCGCGCCACCCTGGACGCCGTGGCCGACGCGGGCAACCGGTGGATCTTCCCGGAGCTGACCGAACAGGGGCTGAAGCCGTGGAACGGGGTGCGCTGGACCGCCGTGGCGGGCAGCGACCGGCCCACGCACGCCGTGGACGCGACGGCCGGATTCGAGCGGTCCGTGCAGTCGCTCCTCGAACACCGCACCTACATCGAGGCGCTGACCGCGGAGGCGCCCGAGAAGTACTGCCGGTCCTTCCTGGAGGGCATGGTGCGCGCCGAGGCCGAGCGGTTCGGCGGCCGTCCCGCCGTCACCTTCGAGGTCTTCGCCCACTGACACCGCCGGGGCGAACCGGGCGGGATTGACAATCCCGCTTGCCGATTCTGCAATGGCCCCATGAAGGAACACGACCGGGACGACCCCGGACTCGACGCCGTGCTCACCGGGGTCGGCCCCCGGCTGCGCCGTCTGCGCAAGGACCGGGGGGTCACCCTCTCCGCGCTCTCCGCCGCCACCGGGATCTCCGTCTCCACGCTCTCCCGGCTGGAGTCCGGCGGCCGTCGCCCCAGCCTGGAGCTGCTGCTCCCGATCGCCCGCGCCCACGAGGTCCCGCTCGACGACCTCGTGGGCGCCCCGTCCGTGGGCGACCCCCGGGTCAGGGCCAGGCCGATCGTGCGGCACGGCCGGACGATGGTGCCGCTGACTGCCCGCCCCGGCGGACTCCAGGCGTACAAGATGGTGCAGGAGGCGGGCAGCGGCGAGGTGCCGGAGCAGCGCACGCACGAGGGGTACGAGTGGCTGTTCGTGCTCTCCGGCAGGCTGCGGCTGCTCCTGGCCGAGCACGATCTGGTGCTGGAGCCGGGGGAGGCCGCCGAGTTCGACACCCGGCTGCCGCACTGGTTCGGGCCGGCCGAGGACCAGCCGGTGGAGTTCCTCAGTCTCTTCGGCCCGCAGGGTGAGCGGATGCATGTGAGGGCGAAGCCGAAGCGGGGCTGAGAGGCCCGGTGCCGGGCCGCCGGGGTGTTCCCAGATGGGCAAGCGACCGCTTAGTATGCGCCGGAGCGGCGCAGACGCGAGCAGTGGCTGCGCGAGCAGTGGAAATGCCGACAGCGGCAGCGGTTGATGCCGACAAGCGCCGACAGTGTTGTGGAGGCCCCCTCATGCAGGCATGGCGAGTGCACCGGAACGGCGAGCCGGGCGAGGTGATGAGCCTGGAGGAGACGGACCGGCCCACCCCCGGCGACGGGCAGGTGCTCGTCCGGGTCGCCGCGGCGAACGTCAACTTCCCCGACGCCCTGCTCTGCCGGGGCCAGTACCAGGTGCGTCCGCCGCTGCCGTTCACCCCGGGCGTCGAGGTGTGCGGCACCACGGAGGACGGGCGGCGGGTCCTCGCCACCCCCGCCCTGCCGTACGGGGGTTTCGCCGAGTACGTCGTCGCGGACGGGGCCGCCCTGCTGCCCGCCCCCGACGCCCTGGACGACGCGGAAGCCGCCGCGCTCCACATCGGCTACCAGACCGGCTGGTTCGGCCTCCACCGCCGCGCCCGCCTCCAGCCCGGCGAGACCCTCCTCGTCCACGCGGCGGCGGGCGGGGTCGGCAGCGCGGCCGTCCAGCTCGGCAAGGCGGCGGGCGCCACCGTCATCGGGGTCGTCGGCGGACCGGAGAAGGCGGCCGTCGCCCGTGAACTGGGCTGCGACCTGGTCATCGACCGGCGGAGCGAGGACATCGTGGCCGCCGTCAAGGAGGCCACCGGCGGGCGCGGCGCCGATGTCGTCTACGACCCGGTCGGCGGCGACGCGTACGCCAAGTCCGTCAAGTGCGTCGCCTTCGAGGGCCGGGTCCTCGTCGTCGGCTTCGCCAGCGGGAACATCCCCGCCCCCGCGCTCAACCACGCCCTGGTGAAGAACTACTCGATCATCGGGCTGCACTGGGGCCTCTACAACACCCACGACCCGGCCGCCATCCGCGCCTGCCACGACGAGCTGACCAAGCTCGCCGCCCAGGGCATTGTGAAGCCCCTGGTCAGCGAGCGTGTCGGGATGGCCGGGGCCGCCGAGGCCGTCCAGCGTGTCGCCGACGGCACCAGCACCGGCCGGATCGTCGTGCTCCCCGGAGGCGCCCGATGAGCCCGGCCGTCGACGCCGCCGAGGTCCGCCGCCGCACCCGCGAGCTGCTCGCCGCGCACCCGCCCGCCACCACCGGCCGCACCGACTTCCTCAAGGCCCGGTTCGACGCGGGCCTCGCCTGGGTCCACTACCCGCAGGGGCTCGGCGGGCTCGACGCGCCCCGCTCCCTCCAGCAGGCCGTCGACGCCGAACTCGCCGCCGCCGACGCCCCCGACAACGACCCGCGCCGCATCGGTATCGGGCTCGGCATGGCCGCCCCCACCATCCTCGGCTACGGCACCGACGAGCAGAAGCGGCGCTTCCTGCGGCCCCTGTGGGTGGGGGAGGAGGTCTGGTGCCAGCTCTTCAGCGAGCCCGGCGCCGGCTCCGACCTCGCCGCCCTCGCCACCCGGGCCGTCCGCGACGGCGACGACTGGGTGGTCGACGGGCAGAAGGTCTGGACGTCCAGCGCCCATGCGGCCCGCTGGGCGATCCTCATCGCCCGCACCGACCCGGACCTCCCCAAGCACCGGGGCATCAGCTACTTCATCTGCGACATGACCGACCCGGGCGTCGACGTCCGGCCGCTGCGCCAGATCACCGGGGAGGCCGAGTTCAACGAGGTCTTCCTCTCCGGCGTCCGCATCCCCGACAGCCACCGGCTCGGCCCCGTCGGGGAGGGCTGGAAGGTCGCGCAGACTACGCTGATGAACGAGCGCGTCTCGATCGGCGGTTCCCGCATCCCCCGCGAGGGCGGCATGATCGGCCCCGTCTCCCGGACCTGGCGCGAACGCCCCGAGCTGCGCACCCACGGCACCCACCAACGCCTGCTCACCCTCTGGGTGGAGGCCGAGGTCGCCCGGCTCACCGGGGAGCGGCTGCGCCAGCAGCTCGTCGCCGGACAGCCCGGGCCCGAGGGCTCGGGCATGAAGCTCGCGTTCGCCCGCCTCAACCAGGAGATCAGCGGACTGGAGGTCGAACTGCTCGGCGACGAGGGCCTGTTGTACGGCGACTGGACCATGGTCCGCCCGGAGCTGGTCGACTTCACCGGCCGGGACGCCGGTTACCGCTACCTCCGCTCCAAGGGGAACTCCATCGAGGGCGGCACCAGCGAGGTCCTGCTGAACATCGTGGCCGAACGCGTCCTCGGGCTGCCCGCCGAACCCCGTAACGACAAGGACGTCGCCTGGAAGGACCTGAGCCGATGACCGCGCCCGCCCAGCCCCCGGCCACCCCCGACCTGCTCTACTCCCAGGACGAGGAGGACCTGCGCTCCGCCGTGCGCGCCCTTCTCGCCGACCGGGCCGACGCGCCGACGGTGATCGTGGCGGCCGAGTCCGCCACGCCGTACGACCAGGGGCTGTGGGAGGCGCTCGCCACCGGCATCGGCGCCGCCGGACTCCTCGTACCGGAGAAGCTCGGCGGCCAGGGCGCGTCCCACCGGGAGGCCGCCGTGGTCCTGGAGGAGCTGGGCCGCACCGTCGCCCCGGCCCCGTACCTGACCAGCTCCGTCGTGGCCACCGAGACCCTGCTCGCGCTGACCGGGACGGGAGGGATCACCCCGGCCGGAGACAGCGGACCCGCCGCCGCGCTCCTGGCCGAGCTGGCCTCCGGGTCCCGTACGGCCGTGCTCGCCGTGCCCTTCGCGACCCCGCCCGGGGGTGCGCAGGCGGCCCTCGCCGCGCTCGACGGCACCGTACAGGGGATCGCGGACGCCGCCGTGGCCGACGTGCTGCTGGTGCCGACCGCCGAAGGGCTGTACGCGGTCGGGGCCACGGCCCCCGGAGTGGCGGTGGAACCCCTCGTGCCGCTCGATCTGACCCGCCCGCTCGCCGCCCTCACCCTCTCCGGCGCGGCCGGGACCCCGCTCGCCGGGCCGGACGCGAGCGCCACCGCCGTACGGCGCGGGCTGCTGGCCGGGGCCGGACTGCTCGCCTCCGAGCAGCTCGGGATCGCGGAATGGTGCCTGGCCGAGACCGTCCGGTACACCCGCGAACGGCACCAGTTCAACCGGCCCGTGGGCTCGTTCCAGGCGCTCAAGCACCGGATGGCCCAGCTCTGGCTGGAGGTCGTCTCGGCCCGCGCCGCCGCCCGCAACGCCGCCGACGCCCTCGCCACCGGCAGCCCCGACGCCCCGCTCGCGGTCGCGGTGGCCCAGGCGTACTGTTCCGGCGTCGCGGTCCACGCCGCCGAGGAGTGCGTCCAGCTCCACGGCGGGATCGGGATGACCTGGGAACACCCGGCGCACCTCTACCTCAAGCGCGCCAAGGCGGACTCGATCGCGTACGGTACGGCGGGCCGCCACCGCGAGGCCGTCGCGGAGCTGGCGGAGCTGCCCGCGCCGTAGGACGTCCGTGAAGCCAAGGCCCTGGTGCACCCGCCTCGACCGGTGAGACGGGGTGTACCAGGGCCTTTTACGTGCTGTTTAATTGCATGTTGTTCGCAATAACAGTCGATCTTGAACAGGGATGTGCAGAGTATGACGGCCCGATCGATACGGGGGGCGGCCGCCGCCGCGCTGGTGACCGCACTGTCCCTGACCGCCGCAGCCTGCTCCAACCCGGACAGCTCCAAGGGCGGCGGCTCCGGCGCCGGTTCCACCTCGGCCGTCGTGGGCATCGCCTACGAGCCCGACAGCCTGAGCCCCCTGCTCGGCTACGGCAAGGACGGCAACTCCAAGATCTTCGACGGACTGCTCGCCCTGGACGAGGAGCTGAAGCTCCAGCCCGCCCTGGCCTCCGCCCTCCCCGACGTCAGCGCCGACGGCCTGACGTACACGTACCGGCTGCGCCAGGGCGTGAAGTTCAGCGACGGCAAGGCGTTCGGCGCCAAGGACGTCGTCTTCACCTACCGCACCATCCTGGACGAGAAGACCAACAACCCCTCCCGCAACGAGCTGGACGCCGTCAAGGACGTCACGGCCCAGGGCGAGGACACCGTCGTCTTCACGCTCAAGTACCCCTACGCGCCCTTCGCCCAGCGCACCGTCCTGCCCATCGCCCCCGAACACATCGCGGGCAAGCAGGACGTCAACACCGGCGCCTTCACCACCAAGCCCGTCGGCACCGGACCGTACGTTCTCACCAACTGGTCCAAGGGCGAGAAGCTCAGCTTCACCGCCAACCCCCGGTACTGGGGCGGCGAGCCCGAGGTGAAGAAGTTCACCATGGCGGTCATCAAGGACGACGACGTGCGCGCCACCCGGCTGCGCTCCGGCGACCTGGACGGCGCGATCCTGCCGCCCAACCTGGCCAAGGGCTTCGCGAACGACAAGAACAAGAAGACCTACGCGGCCAACAGCTACGACTACCGCACGGTGACGCTCCCCACCAACAACAAGGTCGCCGGGGACACCGCCGTGCGCCGCGCCCTGGATGTGGCCGTCGACCGCCAGACCATGGTCGACGCGATCCTCAACGGCAGCGGCAAGCCCGCCTACGGGCCGGTCCCCACCGACAGCGAGTGGTTCACCAAGGGCACCGAGCGCACCCACGACCTCGCCGCCGCGAAGAAGATCCTGGACGAGGCCGGCTGGACCCCGGGCAAGGACGGCATCCGCACCAAGGACGGGGTGCGCGCCGCGTTCCCGCTCTGGTACGTCACCGGCGACAAGCTGCGCCAGGAGCACGCCCTCGCCTACGCCTCCGACGCCAAGAAGGCGGGCATCGACATCACCGTCGAGGCCGGTACCTGGGAGGTCATCGAGCCCCGGATGAAGCACGACGCCGTGCTCGCGGGCGGCGGCTCCCCGGCCGACCCCGACTTCGACCAGTACACCCTGCTGAAGTCCTCCCTCGCGGGCGACGGCTTCAACAACATGGCCTGGTACGACAACAAGGCCGTCGACGAGGCGATCGAGGCGGGCCGCAGGAGCGGGACGAAGGCCGAGCGCAAGAAGGCGTACGACACCGTCCAGCGCGAGCTGGTGAAGAACCCCGGCTACACCTTCCTCACCCACATCGACCACATCTACGTCGTCGAGGACCGCTTCGGCCCCCTCACCACCCAGATCGAGCCGCACGACCACGGGCTGGCCTCCGGCCCCTGGTGGAACGTCGAGAAGTGGTCCACCAAGGACACCGGGGACGCGAAGAAGTGAAGTCCCGCCTCCCCTGGGGGCCGATGGCACGGATGACGGGACGGCGGGCCCTGTTCGCCGTCCCGGTCCTCCTCACCGTCACCTTCGGCGTCTTCGCCGTCGCCGCCGCGTCCCCCTTCGACCCCGTCAAGGCGTACGCGGGGACCGCCGGTCTCACCGCGTCCCAGGAGAACCTGGACCAGCTCCGGGCCAACCTCGGCGTCGACCAGCCGCTGCCCACCCGCTGGTGGAACTGGCTGACCTCGGCCCTCCAGGGCGACTTCGGCGACTCCACCGTGATGCGCCAGCCGGTCGCCGACGTGATCGCCGAACGCATGGGCTGGTCCGTCCTGCTCGCCGCCTCCGCCTTCGTCATCGCGATCCTGCTCGGCACCGCGCTCGGCGTCCTCGCCGCCCGCAGGCCCGGCGGCTGGCTCGACCGGGGCGTCAGCTCCGCCGCGTACACCCTGGAAGCCGCCCCCGCCTTCTGGCTCGGCCTCCTCGCGATCTGGCTCTTCGCCCTGAAGCTGGACCTCCTCCCGGCCGGCGGGCTCACCGACGCAGGCAGCGAGACCATCACCTTCGGCCAGGTCGCCTCCCACCTGGTGCTGCCCGCGGCGGTCCTCGGGATCTCCCAGCTGCCGTGGTTCTTCCTCTACGTACGCCAAGGGGTCATGGACGCCCTCGCGGAAGACCCCGTGCGCGGGGCGCGCGCCCGCGGGCTGAGCGAGCGCACGGTGCTCCTCGGCCACGGCCTGCGCTCCGGAATGCTCCCCATGCTCACCCTGATCGGCTCCCGCGTCCCCGAGCTCATCACCGGGGCGCTCCTCATCGAGACGGTCTTCAGCTGGCCCGGCATCGCCGCCGCCACCGTGCAGGCCGCCACCTCGGTCGACTTCTCCCTGCTCGCCGCGCTCACGGTGCTCGCCACCGCCGCCGTCCTGCTGGGCAACCTCCTCTCCGACCTGCTCTACGGGCTCGCCGACCCCCGGGTGGCCTTCGATGGCTGACACCGCACTCGCCCCGCTGCCGGGCCGCACCACCCGCCGTGTCCGGGTGGTCACCTCCGTGACCGTCGTCGTCGCCGTGGCGCTCGCCGTGCTCATCGTGCCGCCGCTCGCCCAGCTCGACCAGCAGGCCGTCGACCTCTCCAACAAGCTCCACCCGCCGTCCTGGGCCCACCCCTTCGGCACCGACGACGTCGGCCGCGACCTGCTGCTGCGCTGTGTCTACGGGCTCCGCGTCTCGCTGCTCGTCGGACTGGTCGCGGCCCTCACCGCCACCGTCATCGGCACCGCGATCGGCGCGCTCGCCGGGGCGTTCGGCGGCTGGCCGGACCGGATCGTGATGCGGGTCGTCGACACCCTGTCCTCCATCCCGCACCTGCTGCTCGGCATCTTCATCGTCGCGATGTTCCGGCCCGGTGTCTGGCCGGTCGTCATCTCGGTGGCGCTCACCCACTGGATCTCCACCGCCCGGATCGTCCGCTCCGAAGTGCTCTCGCTGCGCTCGCGCCCCTTCATCGACGCGGCCGTCTCCGGCGGCGCGTCCCGGAGCCGGGTCATCGTGCGCCATCTGCTCCCCGGTGTGCTGCCGCAGGCCGGGCTCGCGGCGGTCCTCATGGTCCCGCACGCCATGTGGCACGAGTCCGCGCTCTCCTTCCTCGGGCTCGGACTCCCCACCCACCAGGCGAGCCTCGGCAACCTCGTCCAGTCCGCGCGCGGTTCGCTGCTCGCGGGGGACTGGTGGCCGACGCTCTTCCCCGGCCTCTTCCTGATCATCCCGACCCTCGCCCTGGCGGGGCTCGCGGGCGCCTGGCGCGACCGGATCAACCCGCGCCGGAAATCGGAGCTGATGCTGTGACCGCCGACCGCGCCGCGAACGCCGCTGTCCTCGATGTCCGCGACCTCTCCGTACGCTTCCGGATGCGCGGCGGCCGGGACATCGCGGCGGTCACCGACGCCCGCTTCTCCGTCGCGCCGGGGGAGTGCCTCGCCCTGGTCGGGGAGAGCGGCTGCGGCAAGTCGGTGCTCGCCTCCGCCCTGCTCGGCCTGCTCCCCGCCAACGCGCAGACCACCGGCAGCGCGCTGCTCGGCGGGGACACGGACCTGCTGACGGCGGGGGAGCGGACGCTGGCCCGTACGGTACGGGGACGGCGCATCGGCCTCGTACCGCAGAGCCCCGCCGCCCACCTCACCCCCGTGCGCACCGTCCGCGCCCAGCTGGAGGAGACCCTCCGCGAGCTGACCGGGGTGCGCGGGTCCGCGGCCGTCCGGGAGGCGGCGGAGAAGGCCGCCGCCCGGGCCTCGTTCCCCGCCGACCACCTGGACCGCCACCCGCACCAGCTCTCCGGCGGCCTCGCCCAGCGCGCCGCCACCGCGCTCGCCCTGATCGGCGACGCCCCGCTGCTGCTCGCGGACGAGCCGACCACCGGACTCGACCGGGACCTGGTGGAGCGGACCGTCGACGAACTGCGCCGCCACACCGACGGCGGCCGGGCGCTGCTGATCATCACCCACGACCTGGCGGCGGCCGAGCGGATCGCCGACCGGGTCGCCGTGATGTACGCGGGCCGGATCGTGGAGATCGCCGACGCGGGCCCCTTCTTCGGCGCCCCCGGGCCCCGCCACCCGTACGCCAGGGGCCTGCTCGACGCCCTGCCCGAACGGGACTTCGCCCCGATCCCCGGGATGCCGCCCGAGCTGGGCGCGCTCCCCGACGGCTGCGCCTTCGCCGCCCGCTGCGCCCGCGCCGACGAGCTCTGCACCGCCGAACGCCCCGCCTTCGACGGCGGACTCGCCTGCCACCACGGGCCGACGGGCCGCACCCACTCCCTCACGAAGGAGGCCGCCGATGCTTGAGCTGAACCGGATCACCGCCGGGTACGACCGCCGCGCCCCGGTCGTCCGCGAGGTCTCCCTGAGCGTCGGCCACGGCGAGGCGGTGGGGCTCCTGGGCCCCAGCGGCTGCGGCAAGTCCACCCTGGCCAGGGTCGCCGCCCTCCTGCACCGCCCGGACGCCGGAACCATGACCCTGGACGGCACGGTCGTACGCGGCTGGCGGCACCGCGCCCCGCGCGAGCAGCGCACCTCCGTGGGCGTCGTCTTCCAGCAGCCCCGGCTCTCCGCCGACCCCCGCCTCAGCCTGCGCGAACTGATCGCCCAGCCGCTCCGGTCCACCGGACGCCGCGCCGAGGTCCCGGCGCGGGTGGCGGAACTGGCCCCGCTGGTCGGCCTCTCCGCCGAGCTGCTGGAGCGCCGCCCGCACGCGGTGAGCGACGGGCAGCTCCAGCGGGCCTGCCTGGCGCGCGCCCTCGTGCTGCGGCCGGGGCTGCTGATCTGCGACGAGATGACCGCGATGCTCGACGCCTCGACGACCGCCGCCCTGGTCGCCGTGGTCGAGCGCTACCGGGCCGAGTCCGGGGCGGCCCTGCTGGCCGTCGGCCACGACCGGGTGCTCCTGGAACGCTGGTGCGACCGGACGGTCCGCTGGGGCGAGCAGAGCGCGGAGCGCGTCCCGGTGGGGTGACGGCGGCCGGGAGGACGGTGGATGACGGGACGGAGTCCATCACGCCAACAGTTGGCAGGTACCTGACCATATTTCGGCGTCCGGCTCCATACTCGTCCGCGTCCGGCCCAACCCGGGCCCCCGGCCCGGACGACTGCCCAGGGAGACTCCATGGCCGCCCCGCCCGCTCCGCCCGCCCCGTCCGTCCCTTCGGCCCCGACCCGCCGCCGGGCCCTCACTGTCACGCTCGCCACCGCCGCCGCGGTGATCGCCGCCCCCGCCGTCGCGTCCGCAGCCTCCCCGACCACCACCTCGTGGGCGCCCCGCCCGCTGCGCCACGCCCACGCGCACAACGACTACCTGCACCCGCGTCCCCTGCACGACGCCCTCGCGCACGGGTTCACCAGCGTCGAGGCGGACATCTTCCTCGTCGACGGCGAACTGCTCGTCGCCCACGAGCCCGCCGGGCTCGACCCGGCCCGCACCCTCGCCGCCCTCTACCTCGACCCGTTACGCGCCCTGGTCCGGGCGGGCCACGGCAGCGTGTACCCGCACCACCGCGTCCCCCTCCAGCTGCTCATCGACATCAAGGCCGACGGCGTCGCCGCCTACCGCGAACTCGACCGGCAGCTCGTCCGCCACCGCTCCCTGCTCACCCGCTACCACCACGGCCGGGTCCGCCCCGGAGCGGTCACCGCCGTCATCTCGGGCGACCGCGCCGCCCGGGCGCCGATGGAGGCCCAGCGCACCCGCCTCGCCTTCTACGACGGCCGCCTCGGCGACCTGGGCACCGCGTGGCCCGCCTCGTTCACCCCGCTGATCAGCGCGAACTGGACCCAGACCTTCGGCTGGCGCGGTGCGGGCCCCTTCCCCCGCGCCGAACGCGACCGGCTGCGCTCCCTCGTCGCCGCCGCCCACCGCGAAGGCCGCCGCATCCGTTTCTGGGCCACCCCCGACCTGCCCGGACCCGAGCGCGAGGCGGTCTGGAACGAGCTGCTGGCCGCCGGGGCCGACCACCTCAACACCGACGACCTGGCCGGGCTCGAACGCTTCCTCCGCGACCGGGCCGCCACGGCCCCGTAACTCCGCACGGCGGGGGAGTACCCGTTCGGCGGACACGCCAGTGCGCCGAACGGCCGCCCCGCTGCGCCACACTGGCGGCCGAATGCCGCAAATCCGGCGCGGCGGAGGAGGTTGGCCATGGCCATTTCGATCTCACTGGTGCTGCTTCTGACGGTCCTGGCGGTGATCTTCCTCCGCAACGGCGGGCTGAAGCTCTCGCACGCGATCGTCTGCGCGCTGCTCGGCTTCCTGCTGGCCAGTACGAGCATGGCGCCGACCATCCATGACGGCATCGGCGCCACCGCCAACCTGGTCAGCAGCCTGAACCCCTGACCCCGCCCGCCGGACGGCCCCGGCCGGAGGGTCCGCGCGGCGCCCGGCGATCGAGCACAATGGGCAGATGTCTTTTCCGCCCCCCGGCCGGCACTCGGGCGCCGCCCACCACGAGTACTGCAACACCGGCCTCTGCTGCCGGTGCCAGATGCGGACCTGGACCACCAAGGCGGGCAACGAACGGCTCTGCGGTCCGTGCGCCGCCTGCTGCCGGGAGTGCGGCCGGGCGCCCGCGCCCCATCTGGACGGGCTCGACGGCGGGCTGTGCGCCGAGTGCCGCGGCCTCTGTGACCGGTGCCACCTCCCCAAGCGGCCCGACGGGTCCTGCGGCTGCGACCGCTGGCGGGAGAACGCCAAGGGCAACCCGCGCGGCTATGTCCTCCAGGCGCTGCCGCACCAGCTCCTCCAGGCGCTCGGCGGCCGGGTCCCGAGCACCGTCCACGACCTGATCCACCAGGAGCTCGCCCGCAAGCGCACCGCCGGACTCCTGCGCGAGCGCATCGAACGCCGCTGGCACCTGCGCTGGTCCCACGCCCTCAACGAGCGGGACGAGGACGGCCGCCGCCGCTGGAGCGCCCAGGACATCGCCGAACAGCTGCTGATGCCCGGCTCCTGCGCCGACCCGGACTGCGAGGACGGCTACCTCACCACCACGGACACCCCCTGCACCCGCTGCCGGCAGCCCCTGCACCGCTTCGTCACCTCGGTCGCCGACCACACCGCGACCCCGGAGCACGCCCGCGCGGCGGCGGCCCGCATCCGGCGGGCGATGGTGGAGAACCGCTCGCACCAGAAGCCCCCGCCGCGCGGGTAGGGCGGGGGTGGTCGTCTTGCGGGCCGTTGCCGTGCGTGGCGCGGTGTTGCGGCGGCATGTCGTCCGTGCGAACCCTGTGGCGTCCGTGCGAACCCTCCCGCTTTCCATGGACACTTCAAGGGGTGCGCCCTAACGTCGGGCGGCGGCGCGACCCCCGTCCGTAATCAAGGAGCCCGATGCCCCCGCCGTACCGCCGTGCGCTCACCCGCGTCCTGGCCCTGACGCTCGCCGTCGCCTCCGTCACCCT carries:
- a CDS encoding ABC transporter ATP-binding protein yields the protein MLELNRITAGYDRRAPVVREVSLSVGHGEAVGLLGPSGCGKSTLARVAALLHRPDAGTMTLDGTVVRGWRHRAPREQRTSVGVVFQQPRLSADPRLSLRELIAQPLRSTGRRAEVPARVAELAPLVGLSAELLERRPHAVSDGQLQRACLARALVLRPGLLICDEMTAMLDASTTAALVAVVERYRAESGAALLAVGHDRVLLERWCDRTVRWGEQSAERVPVG